In Streptomyces alboniger, the following are encoded in one genomic region:
- a CDS encoding SDR family NAD(P)-dependent oxidoreductase, protein MSDLNGRIALVTGATKGIGLAVATDLARAGATVLLNHRRNPEQAEEALRTVRQIQPDAALVQGDISQSADVERMFRLIRAEYGGIDALVHNAGITRDGYAVMMGDAKWQEVIDTNLTGAFLCMRAAGRMMAARRRGSIVTIGSTSAFNPPAGQANYAAAKAGVLAMVKALAKELGGYGVRVNAVVPGFVDTAMTQKMPPAQLAENLKRVPLGRIGRTEEVGSAVRFLLSDDAAYITGTSLVVDGGLIS, encoded by the coding sequence GTGAGCGATCTCAACGGGCGCATCGCGCTGGTCACCGGGGCCACCAAGGGAATCGGGCTCGCGGTCGCCACCGACCTGGCGCGCGCCGGAGCCACCGTCCTGCTCAACCACCGCCGGAACCCCGAACAGGCCGAGGAAGCCCTGCGGACCGTGCGGCAGATCCAGCCGGACGCCGCCCTGGTACAGGGCGACATCTCCCAATCCGCGGACGTGGAGCGCATGTTCCGCCTCATCCGCGCCGAGTACGGCGGCATCGACGCGCTGGTGCACAACGCCGGCATCACCCGGGACGGCTACGCCGTGATGATGGGCGACGCCAAGTGGCAAGAGGTGATCGACACCAACCTCACCGGAGCGTTCCTGTGCATGCGCGCGGCCGGCCGGATGATGGCCGCGCGACGCCGGGGCTCCATCGTCACCATCGGGTCCACCAGCGCCTTCAACCCGCCCGCCGGCCAGGCCAACTACGCGGCGGCCAAAGCGGGCGTACTGGCCATGGTCAAAGCCCTCGCCAAGGAACTCGGCGGCTACGGCGTCCGCGTCAACGCCGTCGTCCCCGGCTTCGTCGACACCGCCATGACCCAGAAGATGCCGCCCGCACAACTGGCGGAGAACCTCAAGCGCGTCCCGCTCGGCCGCATCGGCCGGACCGAGGAAGTCGGCTCGGCCGTGCGCTTCCTGCTCAGCGACGACGCGGCGTACATCACCGGCACTTCCCTCGTCGTCGACGGCGGACTCATCAGCTGA
- a CDS encoding phosphopantetheine-binding protein, whose protein sequence is MTMTLEEATHRAGARQELAEGVKCLLVERLSLDVDPTTIGDDQPLFGRGLELDSIDTLELAMAVEDTYGVTITDDDTHSLLSLNRLVDHIEAAWT, encoded by the coding sequence ATGACGATGACCCTCGAAGAGGCCACCCACCGCGCCGGAGCGCGCCAGGAACTGGCCGAAGGCGTCAAGTGCCTTCTGGTGGAACGGCTCTCACTGGACGTCGACCCCACGACGATCGGCGACGACCAGCCGCTCTTCGGCCGAGGCCTGGAACTGGACTCCATCGACACCCTGGAACTCGCGATGGCCGTCGAGGACACCTACGGCGTCACTATCACCGACGACGACACGCACAGCCTGCTCTCACTCAACCGGCTCGTGGACCACATCGAGGCGGCCTGGACATGA